In a single window of the Populus alba chromosome 16, ASM523922v2, whole genome shotgun sequence genome:
- the LOC118057391 gene encoding UPF0481 protein At3g47200-like: MSEIVNSSASPRCDDQWLIKIKNAGTEETTGDKGTHFPRVPPTFRDIQQNSDCYDPSVVSIGPYHHGKAKLKEMEKLKETYAGQFVKDGGKQIDEIYREVEAELISIAKKCYPDDARRNFNDEQLAKMIFLDGCFILQFLFCLYMKPGNLKMSSHNAALVKKDLFLLENQLPFEVLTKLASFRNPDQRAWTKILTAFCDQVRAFPGGTELKEKITKFFRELQKALTTRNPEAPHQPAAVHLLELLHKRFCSGTIVSENSENSSCNSNYQMNWYRYYPAEELRNIGIHFKPSKTDLFTDVQFKRGWLITRSLYIPPLRIDNSTRSLLLNLVAYETCHGASNESRVTSYVCFMDSLIDTPRDVQVLRSKGILLNTLGSDEQAAELFNQIASHLIPDPYAYIQVKSSIEKEHRKVLKKWVAMWLRVYFKSPWTFIAFVAATFTIILTAIQTFIALFPLKDQ; encoded by the coding sequence ATGTCCGAAATTGTTAACTCTTCTGCTTCCCCTAGATGTGATGATCAGTGGCTGATAAAGATAAAGAATGCTGGGACGGAAGAGACCACTGGTGACAAAGGGACACATTTCCCAAGGGTTCCACCAACGTTTCGTGATATTCAACAAAACAGCGATTGTTACGATCCATCGGTGGTCTCCATTGGTCCCTATCACCATGGGAAGGCAAAACTAAAGGAAATGGAGAAGCTCAAGGAGACATACGCTGGCCAGTTCGTCAAAGATGGTGGCAAACAAATTGATGAGATATACAGAGAGGTGGAAGCAGAACTAATTAGCATTGCAAAAAAGTGCTATCCAGATGACGCAAGAAGAAATTTCAACGACGAGCAATTAGCCAAGATGATTTTTCTTGATGGTTGCTTCATTCTCCAATTCCTCTTCTGCCTCTATATGAAGCCTGGAAATCTGAAGATGAGTAGTCACAATGCTGCTTTGGTTAAGAAGGACTTGTTCTTACTCGAGAACCAACTCCCTTTTGAAGTTCTCACCAAATTGGCGAGTTTCAGAAACCCTGATCAAAGAGCTTGGACGAAAATTCTTACAGCTTTCTGCGATCAAGTTCGTGCCTTTCCTGGTGGAACAGAGCTCAaggaaaagataacaaaattttTTCGTGAATTGCAAAAAGCATTAACGACACGGAATCCCGAAGCACCTCATCAGCCTGCTGCAGTCCATCTTCTTGAACTTTTACATAAGCGATTTTGCTCTGGAACGATTGTATCAGAAAACTCTGAGAATAGTTCGTGCAATAGCAATTATCAAATGAACTGGTACCGTTATTATCCTGCTGAGGAGCTTAGGAACATTGGCATCCATTTCAAGCCAAGCAAGACTGATCTTTTCACCGATGTCCAGTTCAAACGGGGATGGCTGATCACTCGAAGTCTCTATATTCCTCCATTAAGAATAGATAACTCTACCAGGTCCTTGCTTTTAAACTTGGTGGCCTATGAAACATGCCATGGTGCATCCAATGAATCTCGGGTCACTTCTTACGTATGCTTCATGGATTCATTGATTGATACCCCTAGAGACGTGCAGGTGCTGCGATCGAAGGGCATACTCCTCAACACTCTAGGAAGTGATGAACAAGCCGCAGAACTCTTCAACCAGATAGCCAGCCATTTGATACCCGATCCTTATGCTTACATTCAGGTTAAATCCAGCATTGAAAAGGAGCATAGGAAAGTCCTAAAGAAATGGGTAGCCATGTGGCTGCGAGTTTATTTTAAGAGTCCATGGACCTTTATTGCATTTGTTGCTGCAACTTTTACCATCATACTAACAGCCATTCAGACCTTTATAGCACTATTCCCTCTCAAGGATCAGTGA
- the LOC118031922 gene encoding UPF0481 protein At3g47200 produces the protein MSVERTETMSQQQGPRIIPRVPQIFSGIDSNKKCYEPMVVSIGPYYHGKHDGLKEMEKSKQSMVRGFVQQSGKLVEEVYKTVVDVAEEARRCYVEDALSVILNDMTKFTKMMFLDGCFVIQFMHCLLRDHQNLKMSSHFAALVARDMFLLENQLPFVVLRSLMKLRFGSDEGGIKLIKDFIKHIRAMPRQRESCRKKISKLFRKTIPRRVLSNSAKDPAMGEYYGACHLLELFHMHFVDNNAPLDSSRTSLYRYHPAMDLRRLGIHFKPSKTSQFTDVHFNPTLLAGRLQIPALTIDDSTKSLLLNLVAYEACLGDNDKLWVTSYICFMDSLIDQPEDVRELRSQGVLIVTLGSEEEVARLFNEVANYLVPNPLAFNKVKKDIESHCRNTFKRWILHYKGPIYTVIFKYSFIFGLIVSALKYVKVFPAEPLYGVCRLPEVSNEATQNYAEGSTEDFDDKQFNELWETSYICFIDSLIDHPEDVGTVQQVAELFNELNRIAETS, from the exons ATGAGCGTTGAGCGGACAGAGACCATGAGCCAGCAGCAAGGGCCTCGAATTATTCCAAGGGTTCCACAGATATTTAGTGGGATTGACTCGAACAAGAAATGTTACGAACCCATGGTGGTCTCCATAGGTCCTTACTACCATGGGAAGCATGATGGGCTCAAAGAGATGGAGAAGTCTAAACAAAGTATGGTGCGCGGATTTGTGCAACAGAGTGGAAAACTCGTTGAAGAGGTGTACAAAACCGTGGTGGATGTGGCTGAAGAGGCGAGAAGATGCTATGTTGAGGATGCATTATCAGTTATACTCAATGACATGACCAAATTCACCAAGATGATGTTTCTTGATGGTTGTTTTGTTATCCAATTCATGCACTGTCTACTTCGTGACCATCAAAATCTGAAGATGTCCAGTCACTTTGCAGCTTTAGTTGCACGAGACATGTTCTTACTAGAGAACCAACTCCCTTTTGTAGTCCTCAGGTCATTGATGAAGTTGAGATTCGGATCAGATGAAGGAGGGATAAAATTGATCAAAGATTTCATTAAGCACATTCGAGCAATGCCCCGTCAACGAGAGTCATGCAGGAAAAAGATATCGAAGCTCTTCCGCAAAACTATTCCGCGAAGAGTATTAAGCAATTCTGCAAAAGACCCAGCAATGGGAGAGTACTATGGTGCCTGCCATCTCCTTGAACTCTTTCATATGCATTTTGTTGACAATAATGCCCCACTTGATAGTTCACGGACAAGCTTGTATCGTTATCATCCTGCGATGGACCTTAGAAGGCTGGGAATCCATTTCAAACCTAGCAAAACTAGTCAGTTCACTGATGTCCATTTCAATCCAACATTGCTAGCTGGGAGGCTCCAAATCCCTGCACTAACAATAGACGACTCAACCAAGTCCTTACTCTTAAACTTGGTGGCCTACGAAGCATGCCTCGGTGACAATGACAAACTTTGGGTCACTTCTTACATATGCTTCATGGATTCACTAATTGATCAGCCTGAAGATGTGAGAGAGCTGCGCTCACAGGGTGTACTCATCGTTACCCTCGGAAGTGAAGAAGAAGTCGCAAGACTCTTCAATGAGGTAGCCAATTATTTAGTGCCCAATCCTCTTGCTTTCAACAAAGTTAAAAAGGACATCGAATCACATTGTAGGAACACCTTCAAGCGATGGATCCTTCATTACAAGGGTCCGATTTATACTGTGATTTTTaagtattcttttatttttgggctCATAGTAAGTGCCCTGAAGTACGTGAAAGTGTTTCCAGCGGAACCCCTATATGGTGTCTGCAGATTGCCAG AGGTGTCCAATGAAGCAACACAAAACTATGCTGAAGGTTCAACAGAAGATTTTGATGACAAGCAATTCAATGAACTGTGGGAAACTTCTTACATTTGCTTCATAGATTCACTCATTGATCACCCTGAAGAT GTTGGAACTGTTCAACAAGTTGCAGAACTGTTCAACGAGTTGAATCGTATTGCAGAAACAAGTTGA